Proteins co-encoded in one bacterium genomic window:
- a CDS encoding FAD-dependent oxidoreductase has translation MKKPRIGVFVCHCGLNIAGTVDVERLAEEARGIEGVVFAKSYIYMCSEPGQDLVVETIKNEHLDGIVVANCSPTLHERTFRKTGQRAGLNPYRVEIANIREQVSWPHPKDKEQATRKALTVVRETVRKLALDRSLEPFQVPITHKALVIGGGVAGIQAALDIADGGHEVYLVERRPTIGGNMLQLSETFPTLDCPQCIMTPKMTEAAQHPNIHLLTYSDVEEVSGYIGNFDVKIHRKSPYIDWSKCNGCSDCARVCPVEMKSEWDHGLSRRKAAYRPFAQAVPNKFTIDKSDQEAPCRAACPVHLNAHGYVAATSAKEYGQALSIIRNDASFPFAGVAGRICTHPCQKACSRKEIDSESVTIKHIKRWLADWELREKGEAGMEVEIAKPSGHKVAIVGAGPGGLQAAVDLAKAGHDVTIFDSQEKPGGMLLSGIPSFRLPKDVLQKECELVFKLGVGYKPNTTIGKDIPLKQLIKEYDAVYLSVGAYKEGKMNIPGEELEGVAGGVQFLGALNRGEKPRIGRKVAVVGGGNSAMDAARSALRMGSEVTVIYRRTEKEMPAIADEVRAAREEGVKFMLLTNPVRFNGEKGRLKSVEVIHMELGEPDSSGRRRPVPLEGSEEILEFDNVFLAVGEKPELSFIAPDDGIFLTSWGTIAVDEETLITSNPKVFAGGDCVTGPATFIDAAGAGRKAARSINLMLDGKDFASNRANELSRKSDLMGDKDLASPALFKHMPELAVAERVSNFSEVELGYSEEDIVEQAKRCIHCGGCSECRLCEIACEPKAVAHSLKHWTEEVNVGAIVVATGFELMPLDRMPEYGGGKFANVIDAMQFERILCASGPTAGEVRRPSDGKVPKKIAFIHCAGSRDPEHGVAYCSRVCCMYSIKQAMLYKHTVHDGEAYLFYIDIRSNGKRYEEFYARTLEEEHATFIRGKVSRLYEQNGTVTVYAEDTLSGQSVTLDADLVVVAPAMLPSTAVQELASKLRLATDEYGWISEAHPKLRAVETLTGGIFVAGVTQFPKDITDTVSQASGAAGKVLAMLSRETLEREPLIAEVDQDICTGCGICEAICPYEAPKVDSIKKKARVNEALCEGCGACAAACPSHSVRLRNASRTQLFAMIDEATREY, from the coding sequence ATGAAAAAGCCTCGCATAGGCGTGTTCGTCTGCCACTGCGGGCTCAACATCGCAGGCACCGTTGACGTTGAACGCCTTGCAGAGGAAGCCAGGGGGATCGAAGGTGTTGTTTTCGCAAAGAGTTATATCTATATGTGTTCGGAACCGGGGCAGGATCTTGTCGTCGAGACTATAAAGAACGAGCACCTTGACGGCATTGTAGTCGCTAACTGTTCGCCTACCCTTCACGAGCGCACCTTCCGCAAAACCGGCCAGCGCGCCGGTCTCAATCCCTACCGCGTAGAGATAGCCAACATCCGCGAGCAGGTTTCCTGGCCTCATCCTAAGGATAAGGAACAGGCCACACGCAAGGCGTTGACGGTCGTCCGCGAGACCGTTCGCAAGCTTGCGCTCGACCGGAGTCTCGAACCATTCCAGGTGCCGATTACTCACAAGGCACTCGTCATCGGCGGCGGCGTAGCAGGCATTCAGGCCGCGCTCGATATCGCCGACGGCGGGCACGAAGTCTACCTAGTGGAAAGGCGTCCGACCATCGGCGGAAACATGCTTCAGCTGTCCGAGACGTTCCCTACGCTCGACTGCCCTCAATGCATCATGACCCCCAAGATGACCGAAGCAGCCCAGCACCCGAACATCCATCTGCTTACCTATTCGGATGTTGAAGAGGTTTCGGGCTATATAGGCAACTTCGACGTGAAGATTCACCGCAAGTCTCCTTATATTGACTGGTCGAAATGCAACGGCTGTTCGGATTGCGCCAGGGTGTGTCCGGTTGAGATGAAGTCTGAATGGGATCATGGGCTTTCAAGGCGCAAGGCTGCATACAGACCGTTTGCCCAGGCAGTGCCTAACAAATTTACAATCGATAAATCCGATCAGGAAGCGCCCTGCCGTGCCGCATGCCCTGTTCACCTCAACGCTCACGGATACGTTGCTGCAACATCGGCGAAGGAGTACGGTCAGGCGCTTTCAATAATTCGAAACGATGCGAGCTTTCCGTTTGCTGGTGTTGCTGGCCGCATCTGCACGCATCCATGCCAAAAAGCATGCTCACGCAAGGAAATTGACTCTGAGTCAGTAACTATCAAGCACATCAAGCGCTGGCTCGCCGATTGGGAGCTTCGCGAGAAGGGCGAGGCCGGTATGGAAGTCGAAATCGCCAAACCGTCCGGCCACAAGGTCGCGATAGTAGGGGCAGGGCCCGGAGGGCTTCAGGCGGCGGTCGATCTGGCGAAGGCCGGGCATGACGTCACAATCTTTGACTCGCAGGAAAAGCCTGGCGGCATGTTGCTTTCGGGGATTCCTTCCTTCCGCCTGCCAAAGGATGTGTTACAGAAAGAGTGCGAGCTTGTTTTCAAGCTCGGTGTCGGATACAAACCGAATACTACTATCGGCAAGGATATACCGCTCAAGCAGCTAATAAAGGAATACGATGCAGTCTACCTTTCGGTCGGAGCTTACAAAGAAGGCAAGATGAACATCCCTGGGGAGGAACTCGAAGGCGTTGCAGGAGGAGTTCAATTCCTCGGCGCCTTGAACCGCGGCGAAAAGCCCAGGATAGGCAGGAAAGTCGCTGTTGTTGGCGGCGGCAACTCCGCTATGGATGCCGCGCGTTCGGCGCTACGCATGGGTTCGGAAGTCACCGTAATATACCGCCGTACCGAGAAGGAGATGCCTGCCATAGCGGACGAAGTCAGGGCTGCAAGGGAGGAGGGGGTCAAATTCATGCTCCTCACTAATCCTGTCCGATTCAATGGCGAGAAAGGCAGACTCAAATCCGTTGAGGTAATCCACATGGAACTCGGCGAACCCGACTCGTCAGGAAGACGCCGTCCGGTTCCGCTCGAGGGTTCGGAAGAAATTCTTGAGTTCGACAACGTGTTCCTCGCTGTAGGTGAAAAGCCGGAGCTTTCCTTCATCGCACCGGATGACGGTATCTTCTTGACGTCATGGGGAACGATAGCTGTCGATGAAGAAACACTCATCACATCCAACCCCAAGGTTTTCGCCGGCGGCGACTGCGTAACCGGACCTGCTACCTTCATAGACGCAGCGGGAGCGGGCCGAAAGGCAGCACGCTCGATAAACCTGATGCTCGACGGAAAAGATTTCGCAAGCAACCGTGCTAACGAGCTTTCACGCAAATCCGACCTTATGGGCGACAAAGACCTTGCTTCCCCTGCCTTATTCAAGCATATGCCAGAGCTTGCGGTCGCAGAAAGGGTTTCCAACTTCAGCGAGGTCGAACTCGGATATTCCGAGGAAGATATTGTAGAGCAGGCAAAGCGATGCATACATTGCGGCGGATGTTCCGAGTGTCGGCTCTGCGAGATTGCATGCGAACCCAAAGCTGTCGCTCACTCCCTCAAACACTGGACTGAGGAAGTCAACGTGGGCGCCATAGTCGTCGCGACCGGTTTCGAACTTATGCCTCTGGATCGCATGCCCGAATACGGAGGCGGTAAATTCGCCAACGTCATCGACGCCATGCAATTTGAGCGGATACTCTGCGCATCCGGTCCTACTGCGGGAGAGGTTCGCCGGCCGTCGGACGGAAAAGTGCCCAAGAAGATTGCGTTCATTCACTGCGCTGGCTCACGCGATCCCGAGCACGGAGTGGCTTATTGTTCACGTGTTTGCTGCATGTACTCAATAAAACAAGCCATGCTCTACAAACATACCGTTCACGACGGGGAAGCATACCTTTTCTACATTGACATCCGTTCCAACGGAAAACGCTACGAGGAGTTCTACGCACGTACGTTAGAGGAAGAGCATGCAACCTTCATCCGCGGCAAGGTCTCCCGTCTTTATGAACAGAATGGCACCGTTACCGTTTACGCCGAGGACACGCTTTCCGGCCAGTCTGTCACGCTTGATGCGGATCTCGTGGTCGTTGCGCCTGCGATGCTTCCATCTACCGCTGTACAGGAACTCGCATCCAAGCTGCGTCTTGCTACGGACGAGTACGGCTGGATATCAGAGGCGCATCCCAAGCTGCGCGCGGTTGAAACACTTACGGGAGGCATATTCGTTGCGGGCGTGACCCAGTTCCCGAAGGATATCACTGATACCGTCTCCCAGGCCTCAGGCGCTGCCGGAAAAGTACTTGCCATGCTTTCGAGGGAGACGCTCGAACGTGAACCCTTAATAGCAGAAGTCGACCAGGACATCTGCACGGGCTGCGGCATATGCGAGGCTATTTGCCCTTACGAGGCGCCCAAGGTTGATTCAATCAAGAAAAAGGCGCGTGTCAACGAAGCCTTGTGCGAGGGATGCGGCGCTTGCGCGGCGGCATGTCCTTCACACTCCGTCAGGCTGCGCAACGCCTCACGAACGCAGCTCTTTGCAATGATTGATGAGGCGACGAGGGAGTACTGA
- a CDS encoding CoB--CoM heterodisulfide reductase iron-sulfur subunit A family protein, translated as MSAGYKEFEKHVVVLGGGAAGIASALALNDLGFKVSIVDKESHLLGTIGQLDKQFPNDACGFCQLRSRIDPGAAELCLRRDLSGQGLDIFNLASLWNVEKLSDGRFKLFFNCEPAFVKPELCVRCRKCEEVCPVEVPDEFNLLGIRKAAYVRYPMAVPSTWVIDGQTCTRCGECVKICPTSAIDLEMKPRELTLDADAVIISTGFSLIDPSYLTELGIRFPNVLTSLELERLLSNYGPTLGVLKRPSDGSIPKKIAMVFCAGSRDREHQYCSAACCMYGAKETRLLKERYPESEITIFYMDRRDYGKPYYSYMEDIPKNVRWVPSRPAKVEETSNDNLLVRYESEEGKIVKEEFDLVTLVVGQEGRADDFAKLFELETREGFIKTIAGSELQTSNPRIFTVGSAGGPKDLPDTIIEAQAAAGQISSIIGVSRKGDLHTASPAPFPKVGIIFDPVAEEGFNQDRIKTFFSDKGIPSAFIQFTETPQGLDELERFVSDNELDRLVLLGPNPNKIEYLVKERLRSKSWHPAQVEIVDFREPLRWTSSGDISEIALTLALAHAEKQRLLSFERSEPFQHIGRAIIVGGGAAGLWASKLFADVGVDVTLLEKEKELGGNALAMAKTLEGFDAKTFTKSLITAIEESRRIDVITDACPIHIDGEPGRFGITIKKGEEEIVRGASVVLFATGGHEYKPEVGEFGWGIEGVVGEKEFAESIEKDALAYLKNVVMIQCVGSRSEDHPYCSRVCCRRALANAIALKEKNPKIEVTIIARDVMSWGLSELYYRKAREMGVNFIRYTLDEPPQVIEQNGRPQVSVFDRILGSRVELNADKVVLALGIISSFPNIEYNGEPIAKDGFGFFKEANPKFRPCELEQEGFFVAGLAKGPKQISESLAEASAAVAKALVFLRREKLAPKYYIARTNERRCAYCGICIDACPNKARVMDDELSSARVIESICQGCGICASACPSGAAHLVTLESDQAFRMIDVLLTQHERGV; from the coding sequence ATGAGTGCGGGTTACAAGGAATTTGAAAAACACGTCGTCGTCCTCGGAGGCGGCGCTGCAGGTATTGCGTCAGCGCTTGCGCTGAACGACTTGGGATTCAAGGTCTCAATCGTAGATAAGGAATCCCATCTCCTCGGCACAATTGGACAACTGGACAAGCAGTTTCCAAACGATGCTTGCGGGTTCTGCCAGCTACGTTCACGAATTGACCCCGGAGCGGCAGAACTGTGTCTGCGCCGCGACCTTTCCGGTCAGGGACTCGATATTTTCAATCTTGCCTCCCTATGGAACGTTGAAAAACTTTCAGATGGGCGTTTCAAGCTTTTCTTTAACTGTGAACCGGCTTTCGTCAAACCCGAACTCTGCGTGCGTTGCCGTAAGTGCGAGGAAGTGTGTCCTGTTGAGGTGCCTGACGAATTCAATCTTCTTGGAATCCGCAAAGCGGCATACGTTCGTTATCCTATGGCGGTTCCCTCAACTTGGGTCATTGACGGCCAGACTTGCACAAGATGCGGCGAGTGCGTAAAAATATGTCCGACCTCTGCAATTGACCTTGAAATGAAGCCCAGAGAATTGACACTCGATGCTGATGCAGTGATAATCTCCACAGGATTCAGCCTTATTGATCCATCCTATCTTACCGAACTCGGCATAAGATTTCCCAACGTGCTCACGAGTCTTGAACTCGAAAGACTGCTTTCAAACTACGGACCAACCCTCGGCGTGCTCAAAAGACCGTCCGACGGTAGCATTCCGAAAAAGATTGCTATGGTCTTTTGTGCAGGTTCGCGTGACCGCGAGCATCAATATTGCTCCGCTGCATGCTGTATGTATGGAGCAAAAGAGACGAGACTACTGAAGGAACGTTATCCGGAATCCGAGATAACCATCTTCTACATGGACCGCCGAGATTACGGAAAGCCTTATTACTCTTACATGGAGGATATTCCCAAGAACGTTCGCTGGGTGCCCTCGAGACCTGCAAAGGTTGAAGAAACAAGTAATGACAATCTTCTTGTTCGCTACGAATCCGAAGAAGGAAAAATAGTCAAAGAAGAATTTGACCTTGTAACGCTAGTCGTCGGTCAGGAGGGCAGGGCGGACGATTTTGCAAAACTGTTCGAGTTGGAGACTCGGGAAGGTTTCATAAAAACTATTGCAGGTAGTGAGCTGCAAACCTCCAACCCCCGCATTTTCACTGTGGGTTCTGCAGGAGGACCTAAAGACTTGCCAGACACGATTATAGAAGCTCAGGCTGCTGCAGGTCAGATATCATCAATCATTGGCGTATCTAGAAAGGGAGATTTACATACTGCATCTCCTGCACCGTTTCCAAAAGTCGGAATCATTTTTGATCCTGTTGCCGAGGAAGGCTTTAATCAGGATAGGATAAAAACCTTCTTTTCGGATAAAGGTATTCCGTCCGCTTTCATCCAGTTTACGGAAACACCTCAAGGTCTGGATGAGTTGGAGCGTTTTGTGTCAGATAACGAGCTGGATAGGCTTGTTCTCTTAGGGCCGAACCCAAACAAGATTGAATACCTCGTAAAGGAGCGTTTAAGAAGCAAAAGCTGGCATCCGGCACAAGTCGAGATTGTCGACTTCCGCGAGCCTCTTCGGTGGACTTCCAGTGGCGACATATCAGAGATTGCGCTGACTCTTGCCTTGGCGCATGCCGAGAAACAGAGACTTCTCTCCTTTGAGCGATCCGAACCGTTCCAGCACATAGGCAGAGCGATAATCGTTGGCGGAGGGGCCGCGGGCCTTTGGGCTTCAAAGCTCTTTGCAGATGTAGGCGTAGACGTGACTCTTCTCGAGAAGGAAAAAGAACTTGGCGGTAACGCCCTAGCCATGGCCAAAACTCTTGAAGGATTCGATGCAAAAACCTTTACAAAAAGCCTCATCACCGCTATCGAAGAATCCCGGAGAATCGACGTGATTACGGATGCCTGCCCCATCCATATAGACGGGGAGCCGGGCCGTTTCGGTATAACAATCAAGAAGGGTGAAGAGGAGATTGTGAGGGGAGCATCGGTAGTTCTTTTCGCTACAGGCGGTCACGAGTATAAACCTGAGGTGGGTGAGTTTGGATGGGGTATTGAAGGTGTTGTTGGAGAAAAGGAATTTGCAGAAAGCATAGAAAAAGATGCGCTCGCCTATCTTAAAAATGTTGTTATGATTCAATGCGTCGGATCGCGCTCGGAAGACCATCCTTATTGCTCACGAGTCTGCTGCAGAAGGGCGCTGGCAAACGCAATCGCGCTCAAGGAGAAAAACCCGAAAATAGAGGTCACAATAATCGCGAGAGACGTTATGAGCTGGGGATTATCTGAACTCTATTACAGAAAGGCGCGCGAGATGGGCGTCAACTTCATCCGCTACACCCTTGATGAACCGCCTCAAGTAATAGAACAAAATGGAAGGCCTCAAGTTTCGGTCTTTGACCGAATTCTTGGTTCTCGTGTCGAACTCAATGCAGACAAGGTTGTTCTTGCATTGGGCATTATTTCCAGCTTTCCGAACATCGAATATAACGGGGAACCCATCGCAAAGGACGGTTTCGGCTTCTTCAAGGAAGCTAATCCGAAGTTCAGGCCTTGTGAGCTTGAACAGGAGGGCTTTTTTGTCGCTGGCTTGGCAAAGGGGCCAAAACAGATATCTGAGTCGCTTGCCGAGGCTTCGGCCGCCGTCGCGAAAGCGCTCGTTTTTTTGAGGCGCGAAAAGTTAGCGCCCAAATATTATATAGCCCGAACTAACGAAAGACGATGCGCGTACTGCGGCATCTGCATAGATGCATGTCCTAACAAAGCAAGGGTGATGGACGATGAGCTTTCTTCAGCGAGAGTGATTGAAAGTATATGCCAGGGTTGCGGAATATGCGCATCAGCATGCCCTTCAGGAGCGGCGCATCTTGTTACCCTGGAGAGTGATCAGGCATTCAGAATGATTGATGTTTTACTCACCCAACATGAAAGGGGTGTATAA